From the genome of Impatiens glandulifera chromosome 9, dImpGla2.1, whole genome shotgun sequence, one region includes:
- the LOC124916798 gene encoding transcription factor MYB1R1-like, which yields MSPHGTDGNHSRASDSSDGHAAAVAGGAEIVLFGVRVKVDPMRKCVSLNDLSQYELPQQVPPPISAAVGYTSADDAIQHRTPGNSERKRGIPWTEDEHKLFLLGLQKVGKGDWRGISRNFVKTRTPTQVASHAQKYFLRRSNLSKRRRRSSLFDITAESVAAISMEEENTNEFLQSPKEAPVPVPVVIGSQMLSIPVSVPVQIENSIPTLALEQIDHVKNESSRVHHHVLPTPFTSRTSDLNSMTTNHHHHHPLSLDLSLSSSQNHLPRYCNLNNGESIISVA from the exons ATGTCGCCACACGGTACCGACGGCAATCATTCACGTGCTTCCGATTCCTCCGATGGACACGCCGCCGCCGTCGCCGGAGGAGCTGAGATTGTTTTGTTCGGAGTTCGAGTCAAAGTAGATCCGATGAGAAAGTGCGTCAGTTTAAATGACTTATCTCAGTACGAACTACCGCAGCAAGTACCACCTCCTATCTCTGCCGCTGTAGGCTACACCTCAGCCGATGACGCCATTCAGCATCGGACTCCGGGAAACAGCGAGCGGAAACGAG GAATTCCATGGACAGAGGATGAACACAAGCTTTTCCTGCTTGGATTGCAAAAAGTAGGAAAGGGAGACTGGAGAGGAATTTCAAGGAACTTTGTCAAGACTAGAACGCCTACTCAAGTTGCCAGCCATGCACAGAAATATTTCCTCCGCCGTAGCAACCTCAGCAAACGAAGAAGACGATCTAGCCTATTCGACATAACTGCTGAATCT GTTGCTGCAATCTCAATGGAAGAAGAAAACACAAATGAGTTTCTTCAATCTCCAAAGGAAGCCCCAGTCCCAGTCCCTGTTGTAATTGGATCTCAAATGCTATCAATTCCTGTTTCTGTTCCCGTGCAGATTGAGAATTCTATCCCAACACTGGCTTTGGAACAAATTGATCATGTTAAGAATGAATCATCAAGAGTTCATCATCATGTCCTACCAACCCCCTTTACATCAAGAACATCAGATTTGAACTCAATGACCaccaatcatcatcatcatcatcctctaTCTCTGGATCTGTCACTTTCCTCCAGCCAGAATCACTTGCCAAGGTATTGTAACCTCAACAATGGTGAAAGCATAATCAGTGTTGCCtga
- the LOC124913943 gene encoding uncharacterized protein LOC124913943, producing the protein MNSTDMISDSIGTTASIPMSASNPKDFPKKKRVNRSAKLKQCKLDVRREQWLSQVKNKETNDETDGNGGFISPMNVQKENRTVEGEEKSIHLYCELDSPSYSPTSLHSSSNLSGTNFTCSSSSSSGSFSGSLTGEDDDGCLDDWETIADALAATDIKQEQHGSFLEPLQEVENADHVNGIDIPKPEVVETVQQNPTNVRAWKHDDTYRPQSLPSLSKQLSLPIHSFRNHVHGGGSVWGSCGNVVSAPSSCPICCEDLDFTDSSFLPCSCGFRLCLFCHKRILEDDGRCPGCRKQYNHECVSGEDTRLAQTRSLIIRS; encoded by the exons ATGAACTCAACAGATATGATTTCTGATTCAATCGGCACCACCGCTTCCATCCCTATGTCCGCCTCAAATCCTAAAGATTTTCCCAAGAAAAAGAGG GTCAACAGGTCTGCCAAATTAAAGCAGTGTAAGCTGGACGTTCGTCGTGAGCAGTGGCTCTCTCAAG TCAAAAACAAGGAAACCAATGATGAAACTGACGGAAACGGAGGATTCATTTCGCCTATGAACGTGCAGAAGGAGAATCGTACAGTTGAAGGTGAAGAGAAGTCCATCCACCTCTATTGTGAGTTGGATTCCCCTTCCTACAGCCCTACCAGTCTCCACAGTAGCAGTAATTTGTCGGGTACAAATTTTAcctgcagcagcagcagcagcagtgGAAGTTTCTCCGGTAGCCTAACCGGAGAAGATGATGACGGATGCTTGGATGATTGGGAGACAATTGCTGATGCTTTGGCTGCTACAGATATCAAGCAGGAACAACACGGTTCTTTCTTAGAGCCATTGCAAGAGGTTGAGAATGCAGATCATGTTAATGGAATTGACATTCCAAAGCCAGAGGTTGTGGAAACTGTGCAGCAGAATCCAACTAATGTCAGAGCATGGAAACATGACGATACTTATCGCCCACAGAGTCTTCCTTCATTGTCGAAGCAGCTGAGCCTTCCTATACATTCATTTCGGAATCATGTTCATGGGGGAGGCAGTGTATGGGGGAGTTGTGGAAACGTTGTTTCTGCACCATCATCATGCCCCATATGCTGTGAAGACTTGGATTTCACGGATTCAAGCTTTCTGCCTTGTTCATGTGGGTTCAGACTTTGCCTCTTCTGCCACAAGAGGATTCTTGAAGATGATGGTCGTTGTCCAGGTTGTAGAAAGCAATACAACCATGAATGTGTTTCGGGGGAAGATACTCGCTTGGCTCAAACTCGTAGCTTGATTATAAGGTCTTAG
- the LOC124913941 gene encoding protein EDS1L-like, whose amino-acid sequence MIRLGEKMEVVSVNLIVKACSHATKAHKFPGKSYLTHKISGSPSDVIVFTFPGSWHVNDWFHHKQFGQVEINTDLFPSLKSLIPNQPAPLLNEAFLQKFHQLLLNTSFEKEVGKAKREKNRVIFAGHSSGGPMAILATLWFLEKFENCQTSPPLCMTFGSPLIGDKILKYAVNRENWARFFLHVVLRYDIVPRIMLTPLSSIEQDLAKLLLYFNNPKEQSSQTESVAESLFVNVMKNVSCVANHSACSLMECTNPLLQNFTNFIDISPYRPFGTYIFCTGNGKLIAVNNPDAVLQLLFSCAQLTNEAEFSDVAVKSMKQNLGYEDELKESLEMQNLVILDDHLEDQDNSPALNDLGLDTRARLCLRAAAALEKRKEENQKRVDSYKNKISEKLNHIKDYQTESEARKVGYYDAFKLQNEERDFQVNVARLELAGIWDEIIEMLKREELPDAFESRKDWIELGTSFRRLVEPLDIANYYRHLMNEDTGPYLITGRPTRYKYTQRWRENVEKEEKPCESSESCLWAEVEEMKMRPYEEIKNQIQSMERNLLHWIDKGMIGRDVFLEQSTFSKWWKPLYQNHRWETCLQHYI is encoded by the exons ATGATCCGTCTAGGAGAGAAGATGGAAGTTGTGAGTGTGAATCTGATCGTTAAAGCTTGTTCTCATGCGACTAAGGCTCACAAGTTCCCCGGAAAATCATACCTCACACACAAAATCTCAGGAAGCCCTTCCGATGTGATCGTCTTCACCTTTCCCGGTTCTTGGCATGTCAATGACTGGTTCCACCACAAACAGTTCGGACAAGTTGAGATCAACACCGATTTATTCCCTTCCCTCAAAAGCTTAATCCCAAACCAACCTGCACCACTTCTTAACGAGGCATTCTTACAGAAATTCCATCAACTTCTTCTAAACACATCATTTGAAAAAGAG GTGGGAAAAgcaaagagagagaaaaaccgTGTAATATTTGCTGGGCATTCTTCAGGTGGTCCCATGGCAATACTTGCAACCCTTTGGTTCCTCGAGAAGTTTGAAAACTGCCAAACATCTCCACCTCTCTGCATGACATTCGGTTCGCCCCTTATTGGCGATAAAATCCTCAAATACGCAGTGAACAGAGAGAATTGGGCGCGTTTCTTCCTTCACGTTGTCCTGAGATACGATATTGTCCCTCGTATAATGCTCACGCCTCTCTCTTCCATAGAACAAGATTTGGCAAAGCTCCTTCTCTACTTCAATAATCCCAAGGAACAGTCTTCTCAAACTGAAAGTGTAGCCGAATCATTGTTCGTCAATGTCATGAAGAACGTGTCGTGTGTGGCGAACCATTCCGCCTGCTCTCTCATGGAGTGTACAAACCCGTTACTGCAAAATTTCACCAACTTCATCGATATCAGCCCTTACAGACCTTTTGGAACTTATATCTTCTGCACAGGAAACGGGAAGCTAATTGCAGTCAATAACCCAGATGCGGTTCTTCAATTGCTTTTCAGTTGTGCCCAGTTAACCAACGAGGCAGAATTTAGCGATGTAGCTGTCAAAAGCATGAAACAAAATCTGGGTTACGAAGATGAATTGAAGGAAAGCTTAGAGATGCAAAATCTTGTCATTTTGGACGATCATCTTGAAGACCAAGACAACTCCCCCGCCTTAAATGACCTCGGCCTG GACACAAGAGCAAGGCTATGCCTTCGAGCTGCAGCAGCACTAGAGAAACGTAAAGAGGAAAATCAGAAGAGAGTCGATTCTTACAAGAACAAAATTAGCGAAAAGCTAAACCACATAAAAGACTACCAAACAGAATCCGAAGCTCGGAAGGTAGGTTACTACGACGCCTTCAAGTTGCAGAATGAAGAAAGAGATTTCCAAGTTAACGTGGCCAGGCTCGAGTTAGCAGGCATTTGGGACGAGATCATTGAGATGTTGAAGAGAGAGGAACTTCCAGACGCATTTGAAAGCCGGAAAGATTGGATAGAACTGGGGACTTCGTTCAGACGACTGGTGGAGCCCCTAGACATTGCCAATTACTATAGGCATTTAATGAATGAAGACACCGGCCCATATCTTATAACTGGAAGGCCAACACGTTACAAATACACGCAAAGGTGGAGAGAAAATGTGGAAAAGGAAGAGAAGCCATGTGAGAGCTCTGAGTCTTGTTTATGGGCTGAGGTTGAGGAAATGAAGATGAGACCTTATGAAGAgatcaaaaatcaaattcaatccATGGAGAGAAACCTATTGCATTGGATTGATAAGGGTATGATCGGTAGGGACGTGTTTTTGGAACAATCTACATTCTCCAAATGGTGGAAACCACTCTATCAGAATCATAGATGGGAAACCTGCCTTCAACACTACATATAA
- the LOC124913940 gene encoding formin-like protein 4 — protein MIFSFFHKIFVARWRKKHNFNSSSIQSELEVTGANTTGLEQKERNLKEGFIIDENDHHDSLEVFYLKNLEDGIRRRRRLRRRRTMTYLPKHLLNSPMEQDNLMYDRGNNKSSLNSNKPNKQDIPNIVQQENAPPISVPPPSSQKRKQLPPPPPPPLPPPSSQKRKQLPSLPPPPPPPPLPPPPHSFYRLPPKKRIPLPLPPPPPPSHSLSLYQLPPKKRIPLPPPLPRFQVNGVSLSGENRRKPITTDRKKTSAKKIDNEQTKLKPLHWDKLILANADHSMVWDEINIDGSFRIDDDLIKALFGYSTINKNFPDQIISSSTNPNSVLNTRIFILDPRKSQNAAIIIRSLDVSQREIIDALFDGQGLSVDILEKLVKICPTKDEEDKLIQFNGNPSKLANAESFLYHILKSVPFAFARLNAMLFMSSYDNDILHVKESLQTLETACNELRTRGIFFKLLEAILKTGNLMNAGTSRGNAQGFNLNSLRKLSSIKSTDGKTSLLHFVVEQVIYSEGATNTISTRLHSEFSNVKKASSLDYYYHNDMCADLKRRVDEIKLLVKQCCENNRRGCFGEEMKGFVEKCEEELTIVKEEETRIMSLVKRTTEYYQVGGDSGTKSLQLFIIVKDFVDMVDQVCIDISMKLEKKTKKMNTTSPLPLTGLQNLRKSTGIIISTDSEDDDLLSF, from the exons ATGATATTTTCCTTCTTTCACAAGATTTTTGTGGCCAGATGGAGAAAGAAACACAATTTCAACTCTTCAAGCATTCAAAGTGAATTAGAAGTAACCGGGGCGAATACCACAGGGCTCGAGCAAAAAGAACGAAACCTGAAAGAAGGATTTATTATCGATGAGAATGACCACCACGATTCTCTAGAGGTCTTCTACTTGAAAAATCTAGAAGAtggaataagaagaagaagaagattaagaagGAGAAGAACCATGACTTATTTGCCCAAACATCTGCTTAATTCTCCAATGGAACAAGACAATCTGATGTATGATAGAGGTAATAATAAATCATCTCTAAATTCTAATAAGCCCAACAAACAGGATATACCAAATATTGTTCAACAAGAAAATGCACCACCAATTTCAGTTCCTCCACCTTCATCTCAGAAAAGAAAGCAACTTCCCCCTCCGCCACCACCACCACTGCCGCCTCCTTCATCTCAGAAAAGAAAGCAACTACCCTCTCTTCCTCCGCCACCGCCGCCACCACCACTGCCGCCGCCTCCTCATTCTTTTTATCGGCTGCCTCCAAAGAAGAGAATCCCTTTACCTTtacctccaccaccaccaccttctcattctctttctctttatcAGCTGCCTCCAAAGAAGAGAATCCCTTTACCTCCACCACTACCAAGATTTCAAGTAAATGGTGTATCACTATCAGGGGAAAACCGACGAAAACCAATTACAACTGACAgaaaaaagacttctgccaaaaAGATCGATAATGAACAAACGAAACTGAAGCCGCTTCACTGGGACAAACTAATATTAGCCAATGCTGATCATTCTATGGTTTGGGATGAGATAAATATTGATGGATCTTTCAG GATCGATGATGATCTAATAAAAGCACTATTTGGTTATTCTACTATCAACAAAAATTTCCCCGACCAGATCATCTCAAGTTCAACAAATCCCAACTCCGTCCTCAATACTCGAATCTTCATCCTTGACCCGCGAAAATCCCAGAATGCAGCAATCATAATCAGATCTCTGGATGTCTCTCAAAGAGAAATAATCGATGCTCTCTTTGATGGACAAGGACTTTCAGTTGATATACTAGAAAAACTCGTAAAGATCTGCCCAACCAAAGATGAAGAAGACAAGCTAATCCAATTCAATGGCAACCCATCAAAGCTTGCTAACGCCGAATCCTTCCTATACCATATTCTGAAATCCGTTCCCTTTGCTTTCGCACGTCTGAACGCTATGCTTTTCATGTCAAGTTACGATAACGACATCCTTCACGTAAAGGAATCGCTTCAAACACTCGAGACCGCTTGCAATGAACTAAGGACTCGCGGAATCTTCTTTAAACTTCTGGAAGCCATTCTCAAAACCGGTAATCTGATGAACGCTGGAACTTCAAGGGGAAACGCACAAGGCTTCAACCTCAACTCCCTTAGAAAACTCTCCTCCATTAAATCCACAGACGGAAAGACTTCATTGCTCCACTTTGTGGTTGAACAAGTCATTTACTCCGAAGGAGCGACTAATACTATTAGTACAAGGCTACATAGTGAGTTCTCCAATGTGAAGAAAGCATCCTCACTAGATTATTATTACCACAATGACATGTGTGCCGATCTCAAAAGGCGAGTTGACGAGATAAAGCTGCTCGTGAAACAATGCTGCGAAAAcaacagacgaggatgtttCGGGGAAGAAATGAAGGGATTTGTGGAGAAATGTGAGGAAGAACTTACTATAGTGAAGGAAGAAGAAACAAGAATAATGTCACTTGTGAAGAGGACAACAGAATATTACCAAGTGGGTGGAGATTCAGGGACGAAATCTCTTCAGTTGTTTATTATAGTGAAAGATTTTGTCGATATGGTGGATCAAGTATGCATTGATATTTCGATGAAACTagagaagaagacgaagaagatgaacacAACATCACCTCTGCCACTAACCGGTCTCCAAAACTTAAGAAAGTCAACCGGAATCATCATCTCTACTGACTCAGAAGACGATGATTTGCTTTCTTTTTAA